TTCGTATGAAAAAGAGTATTCTTTTCACCGTAGTTTTGTTACTTTTAAGTGCATCGATGTTGGCCATCGGCTCTCAACCAGTGAAGCATCCCGATCCAAAAAGCACTGCGACCGTTGGCGAGAAACAAGTCGAGAAGAAAGATTCGGTTTCGATTCTTTACGATTGGCAAAATCGAATACGACCGATTCCCGACGAGCATGTGTTTCAGACGAAATATCTGGGTGGTACTCAGATCGTT
This window of the bacterium genome carries:
- a CDS encoding cytochrome c family protein, which gives rise to MKKSILFTVVLLLLSASMLAIGSQPVKHPDPKSTATVGEKQVEKKDSVSILYDWQNRIRPIPDEHVFQTKYLGGTQIVFNHKKHVDSYKLECINCHHVESCKHCHSKEVKTMDISESKVALHENCFACHRNMSCVECHKK